From Psychrobacillus sp. FSL K6-2836, a single genomic window includes:
- a CDS encoding DUF2500 domain-containing protein, with protein MDSFGFFVAGMPIFFVIVFLLILGLIIFAIIQGLTQWSKNNNSPKLSVPAQVVTKRSKTSGGSGDSSASTSYYVTFQFDSGDRLELRLNGTDYGMLAEDDLGILTFQGTRYHSFERK; from the coding sequence ATGGATAGTTTTGGGTTCTTTGTTGCTGGGATGCCTATATTTTTTGTGATAGTATTTTTATTAATTTTGGGGCTTATTATTTTTGCGATTATTCAGGGTTTAACGCAGTGGAGTAAAAATAATAACTCTCCTAAGTTATCTGTACCCGCTCAAGTAGTGACTAAACGCTCTAAAACGAGTGGTGGTTCGGGCGATAGTTCAGCATCGACTTCCTACTATGTTACTTTTCAATTTGATAGTGGCGATCGTTTGGAATTGCGTCTTAACGGCACAGATTATGGGATGCTTGCAGAGGATGACTTAGGTATACTGACTTTCCAAGGTACAAGATATCACTCATTTGAAAGAAAATAA
- a CDS encoding FAD-dependent oxidoreductase has product MSDQILPKESKSYWRVNNDLQLYPKINNNIETDIVIVGAGLTGITAAYLLSGSGRKVIVVEGSRILEGTTGFTTAKVTAQHGPIYQQLITTFGEEKARLYYDANTEAKEFIKQTIEQLGIHCEYETLPAYIYADTEVGIEKVEKEMEAYSTLGIEGATLTKDTGLPYTVKQALKLEDQGQFHPIKYAKALMDKAIENGVQFFEESRAKTVKSNTVELMEGQLIRANKILVCSHFPFNDGDGLYFARMHSERSYALASIAPTNYPKGMYINVEKPTRSVRTALGNDGKRYLIIGGEGHVTGRFEGDTNENTETLAAFGREQFKVKNYDYRWSAQDLVTLDQLPYVGAMTAGKSDVLVATGYAKWGMTNSTVAARIMADLVLERENRYIELYNPSRSKLKKEDITSFAKTNASVAKELVKGKTELVDLKLEDLKNGSGDLIMLDGKKVGAYKDDQGKVYLVKPACTHMGCNVSFNNAESSWDCPCHGSRFSYKGDVLEGPAFEPLEKVEYVD; this is encoded by the coding sequence TTGTCAGATCAAATTTTACCTAAGGAATCTAAATCCTACTGGAGAGTAAATAATGACCTTCAGCTATATCCTAAAATAAATAATAATATCGAAACGGATATTGTCATTGTCGGCGCTGGCCTCACAGGTATTACCGCAGCATATTTGCTTAGTGGTAGCGGACGAAAGGTGATAGTAGTGGAGGGTAGTCGGATATTGGAAGGAACTACGGGATTCACAACTGCCAAGGTGACCGCGCAGCATGGTCCCATCTATCAGCAACTGATTACTACCTTTGGAGAAGAAAAGGCACGGCTATACTATGACGCAAATACAGAAGCCAAAGAGTTTATAAAACAGACGATTGAACAATTGGGCATACACTGCGAATACGAAACGTTGCCTGCCTATATTTATGCAGATACCGAGGTTGGTATAGAAAAAGTGGAAAAGGAAATGGAGGCTTACAGCACTCTTGGCATAGAAGGAGCAACCTTAACGAAGGATACCGGACTACCTTATACAGTGAAGCAAGCACTTAAGTTAGAAGACCAAGGCCAGTTCCATCCGATAAAATACGCAAAGGCATTAATGGATAAAGCAATAGAGAATGGAGTACAGTTTTTTGAAGAGTCTCGTGCAAAGACCGTTAAGTCTAACACAGTAGAACTAATGGAAGGTCAGCTAATTCGTGCAAACAAAATATTAGTTTGCAGTCATTTCCCATTTAATGATGGAGATGGATTATACTTTGCTCGGATGCATTCAGAACGTTCCTACGCACTAGCTTCTATTGCACCGACTAATTATCCAAAAGGTATGTATATAAATGTAGAGAAACCTACAAGATCTGTACGGACAGCATTAGGTAATGATGGAAAAAGGTATTTGATAATTGGAGGAGAAGGTCATGTAACTGGTCGATTCGAAGGCGATACAAATGAGAATACCGAAACTCTCGCAGCTTTTGGTCGAGAACAGTTTAAGGTGAAAAATTATGATTATCGCTGGTCTGCTCAAGATTTAGTTACTTTAGATCAGCTACCATATGTCGGTGCGATGACAGCAGGAAAGTCAGATGTATTAGTGGCAACCGGATATGCAAAATGGGGAATGACCAACAGTACGGTTGCCGCAAGAATCATGGCTGATCTTGTATTGGAAAGGGAAAACCGCTATATAGAACTTTATAACCCATCCCGCTCTAAACTGAAAAAAGAAGATATAACAAGCTTCGCAAAGACCAATGCAAGTGTTGCAAAAGAACTAGTTAAAGGGAAAACAGAACTGGTAGATTTGAAGCTTGAGGATTTAAAAAATGGTAGTGGTGATCTAATAATGCTAGATGGTAAAAAGGTCGGCGCTTACAAGGATGACCAAGGAAAAGTTTATTTAGTAAAACCGGCATGCACTCATATGGGGTGTAATGTTTCCTTTAATAATGCGGAAAGCTCATGGGATTGTCCATGTCATGGATCCAGGTTTAGTTATAAGGGAGACGTATTAGAGGGTCCTGCATTTGAACCATTAGAAAAAGTGGAATATGTCGACTGA
- a CDS encoding PadR family transcriptional regulator, translating to MKRRRGFVQMAILHLLEEASMHGYQIMKELEVRSGGHYSASAGTVYPALQELLEQEMIELEPSSDKKTYCIQEKGKSRLLEFANRKEGSFWSNWEARWIWQNSEEAIHLKEIIDLWEAELRKAIKQTRSTPENSPKLIAFMKEITERLQTEDY from the coding sequence ATGAAAAGACGTAGAGGATTTGTTCAGATGGCAATCCTGCATCTATTGGAGGAAGCATCGATGCATGGCTACCAAATAATGAAGGAATTAGAAGTTAGGTCGGGAGGACATTATTCAGCCAGTGCGGGAACGGTATACCCTGCACTTCAAGAATTACTAGAGCAGGAAATGATAGAACTCGAACCTTCATCCGATAAAAAGACTTATTGCATTCAAGAAAAGGGGAAAAGTCGATTGCTGGAGTTTGCAAATCGCAAAGAGGGGTCATTTTGGAGCAACTGGGAGGCTCGGTGGATTTGGCAAAACTCTGAAGAAGCTATTCATCTAAAAGAGATAATTGATTTGTGGGAGGCTGAGCTTAGAAAGGCGATAAAGCAAACCCGGAGCACTCCCGAGAATTCACCAAAACTTATTGCGTTTATGAAAGAAATAACAGAACGATTACAGACAGAGGACTATTAG
- a CDS encoding ABC transporter ATP-binding protein encodes MKSFRKLLPYVKPYMLFAILAPIFMCIEVAMDLLSPTIMQHIIDDGIANDDTAYVVKLGVLMLVTAVIGLVGGAGCTIYSTRAAVNFAADIRRDVFKMTEKFSSKNMDNIGVGKLITIVTNDITAVQQALMMTLRVFVRGPLLFIGAVAIVWFTARELFPVLLVVIPILIVLIYFFSYKTGKLFERVQKAMDKVNTKLQETFAGIRVIKSFNRQDYEIKAFKGVNEELTKRNMSAEQVILTLMPVMLFIVNIGVVIGMWMGAIKVNEGTLEVGVILAFTNYLTIIMNGLVSSSHVLMQITRSFTSAGRIQQVLETKIDVTDPIKPVSDNDIKGEIEFKSVNFSYSKNGEYVLKDISFHVNSGETIGIIGPTGSGKSTLIKLLPRLYDPDLGEILIDGINIKEYSIESLRSLIGFVPQKATLFAGSIEENIRFGKEEATLADMEKAANSAAASEFIEKVDGQFSHELMQGATNLSGGQKQRLSMARSFIRQPKILVLDDSTSAIDAISEVQVQQALGQYLSDTTVFIVSSKVSSIINTDRILVMEDGMVVASGTHDELIETSEIYLSIYATQSGKEVLSYE; translated from the coding sequence ATGAAATCCTTTAGGAAACTACTTCCTTATGTTAAACCATATATGCTTTTTGCTATTTTAGCGCCAATTTTTATGTGTATTGAAGTGGCGATGGATTTATTATCACCGACAATCATGCAGCATATTATTGATGATGGTATTGCTAATGATGATACAGCTTATGTCGTGAAACTTGGTGTTCTAATGCTTGTTACTGCAGTCATTGGGCTGGTAGGTGGAGCAGGGTGTACGATATATAGCACTAGAGCAGCAGTAAATTTTGCGGCTGATATTCGAAGAGATGTATTCAAAATGACTGAGAAGTTTTCAAGTAAAAATATGGACAATATTGGTGTAGGGAAATTAATAACGATTGTGACAAATGACATAACTGCTGTCCAACAAGCACTTATGATGACACTTCGTGTTTTTGTAAGAGGACCGCTATTATTTATAGGAGCAGTTGCGATTGTTTGGTTTACCGCTAGAGAGCTATTCCCTGTGCTATTGGTTGTTATTCCAATACTAATTGTTTTAATCTACTTTTTCTCTTATAAAACAGGAAAATTATTTGAAAGAGTACAAAAAGCTATGGACAAAGTGAATACGAAGCTTCAAGAAACGTTTGCGGGGATACGTGTGATTAAATCATTCAATCGACAAGATTATGAGATAAAAGCATTTAAAGGTGTAAATGAAGAGTTAACGAAACGTAATATGTCGGCAGAACAGGTGATTCTCACACTAATGCCCGTTATGCTATTTATCGTTAATATTGGTGTAGTAATTGGGATGTGGATGGGTGCTATAAAAGTAAATGAGGGAACGCTAGAGGTCGGAGTTATTTTAGCGTTCACCAACTATTTAACGATTATTATGAACGGGTTGGTATCTAGTAGTCATGTATTAATGCAGATTACGAGATCATTCACATCTGCTGGTCGAATTCAACAAGTTTTGGAAACAAAAATTGATGTAACTGACCCTATTAAACCTGTATCGGACAACGACATCAAGGGAGAGATAGAGTTTAAATCAGTCAATTTTAGTTATAGCAAAAATGGGGAATATGTATTAAAGGATATTTCGTTTCATGTGAATAGTGGAGAAACGATTGGAATTATAGGACCTACAGGAAGTGGGAAGTCAACACTTATCAAACTTCTTCCTAGATTGTATGATCCAGATTTAGGGGAGATATTGATAGATGGAATAAACATAAAAGAGTATTCTATTGAGAGTTTAAGAAGTTTGATCGGGTTTGTACCTCAAAAGGCAACGTTATTTGCAGGATCAATAGAAGAAAATATACGCTTCGGTAAAGAAGAGGCAACTTTAGCGGACATGGAAAAAGCAGCTAACTCAGCAGCTGCCAGTGAATTTATAGAAAAAGTAGATGGGCAGTTTTCCCATGAGCTTATGCAAGGGGCTACAAATCTGTCTGGTGGCCAAAAACAGCGTTTATCGATGGCCCGCTCGTTTATCCGTCAACCGAAAATACTAGTATTAGATGACTCGACTTCTGCCATAGATGCAATATCTGAAGTTCAGGTACAACAAGCACTTGGGCAGTATCTATCGGATACAACTGTATTCATCGTATCATCCAAAGTCTCTTCCATTATAAACACCGATCGAATTCTTGTAATGGAGGATGGAATGGTTGTAGCAAGTGGTACACATGATGAACTGATTGAAACTAGCGAGATTTACCTCAGTATTTATGCAACCCAAAGTGGAAAGGAGGTCCTTTCCTATGAGTAA
- a CDS encoding ABC transporter ATP-binding protein — protein MSKASAQPASNAIGRARGPRGFGGPVEKAKDKKGTLKRIWRYMEKQKIAIVVSIILVVISTLLNLLVPYMIGVTIDEYIIPKDMDGTLRFLVILAIVYTAAAMFTWLQNFLMVRVSLKTIRSLRQDLYEKFQTLSLRFFDKRTHGDLMSRVTNDIESLNNALSQSVIQIISTIMMVTGVTIAMFMLNWVLAIVSLLVVPLVIFTTKKIITYSSSNFIKRQRDLGELNGFIEEAISGNEVITLFGQEEKNFNKFSIVNERLRHSATAADTVSGFLGPINNFINNLGLALIIGIGAVMTVQELATVGIIAAFVNYSRQFFRPINQLSTLLNTFQSAIAGAERVFEIMDEAPDLQNQENALTIDTLKGDITFSNVDFSYETGKPILKNISFDARAGEKIALVGPTGSGKTTIINLLMRFYEIDSGDIKIDGVSISEYEISKLREKIGIVLQDTFLFSSSILENIRYGRLEATDEEVIEAAKLASAHRFIKHLPDKYDTQITGNGSNLSQGQRQLLAIARAILADSDILILDEATSSIDTKTEIDIQQGLNRLSEGRTSFVIAHRLKTIENADKILVIHQGNLIEVGTHKELLEQRGFYSELYESQFNI, from the coding sequence ATGAGTAAAGCTTCTGCTCAACCAGCCTCTAATGCAATTGGTCGTGCAAGAGGTCCAAGAGGATTTGGTGGACCGGTAGAAAAAGCAAAAGATAAAAAAGGTACGTTAAAACGAATCTGGCGATATATGGAGAAACAAAAAATTGCTATTGTTGTTTCAATTATATTGGTTGTAATATCTACTCTATTAAACTTGTTGGTTCCTTATATGATTGGTGTCACCATTGATGAGTATATAATTCCAAAGGATATGGACGGAACACTACGTTTCTTAGTAATATTAGCAATTGTGTACACAGCAGCTGCTATGTTTACTTGGCTACAGAACTTTTTAATGGTTCGAGTGTCTTTGAAAACAATTAGGTCACTACGCCAAGATTTATATGAAAAGTTTCAAACTCTGTCATTGCGGTTTTTCGATAAACGTACGCATGGAGACCTTATGAGTCGCGTTACGAATGATATTGAAAGTTTGAATAACGCATTAAGTCAAAGTGTAATTCAAATTATTTCTACTATAATGATGGTGACAGGTGTAACGATAGCGATGTTTATGCTTAACTGGGTGTTGGCTATAGTGTCACTGTTAGTGGTTCCATTAGTTATTTTTACAACGAAAAAGATAATCACCTATAGTAGTAGCAACTTCATCAAAAGACAACGTGATTTAGGTGAGCTAAATGGTTTTATAGAAGAAGCCATTTCAGGAAATGAAGTAATTACCCTTTTTGGGCAAGAAGAAAAGAATTTCAACAAGTTCTCGATAGTTAATGAACGACTTCGTCACTCAGCAACTGCTGCTGATACTGTATCGGGATTTCTAGGACCTATCAACAACTTTATCAACAATTTAGGTCTTGCTTTAATTATTGGAATTGGGGCTGTGATGACAGTACAAGAATTGGCAACAGTTGGTATCATTGCAGCATTTGTTAATTATTCAAGACAATTCTTTAGACCAATTAATCAGCTTTCAACTTTATTGAATACCTTTCAGTCTGCTATAGCAGGAGCTGAACGAGTATTTGAAATAATGGATGAAGCTCCGGATCTTCAAAACCAGGAAAACGCACTTACAATAGATACTTTAAAAGGAGACATTACATTTTCCAATGTTGACTTTTCTTATGAGACTGGAAAACCGATTTTGAAGAATATTAGCTTTGACGCTAGAGCAGGAGAAAAGATTGCTTTAGTAGGTCCAACAGGATCAGGAAAAACTACAATCATTAATTTGCTCATGCGTTTTTATGAGATAGACTCTGGAGATATTAAAATCGATGGGGTATCTATCAGTGAATATGAAATAAGTAAGCTTCGTGAAAAAATTGGTATTGTTTTACAAGATACTTTTCTATTTTCAAGCTCCATTTTAGAAAATATACGCTACGGTAGACTAGAAGCAACCGATGAGGAAGTAATAGAGGCTGCTAAACTGGCATCTGCTCATCGATTTATCAAGCATTTACCCGATAAGTATGACACACAGATTACTGGGAATGGGTCCAATTTAAGTCAAGGACAGCGCCAATTATTAGCGATTGCTCGTGCCATTTTAGCAGATTCAGATATACTAATTCTAGATGAAGCAACTTCCAGTATCGATACGAAAACAGAAATAGATATCCAGCAAGGCCTAAATCGTCTATCGGAAGGGCGTACCAGTTTTGTCATAGCCCATCGGTTAAAAACGATTGAAAACGCTGATAAAATCTTAGTCATTCACCAAGGTAATTTAATCGAGGTGGGGACACATAAAGAGCTATTGGAACAACGAGGTTTTTACTCCGAGCTATATGAAAGCCAGTTTAATATTTGA
- a CDS encoding DUF4288 domain-containing protein, giving the protein MYKIFSVKLLFEHISLSSTMSNKIYEETINIIRAVKLEDVDRLVKAHYKDVTYKNIFGEETTIKLVMILDVFELVDNIEETLEFVEVYSQHIIVDEEVTVE; this is encoded by the coding sequence ATGTATAAAATTTTTTCTGTCAAACTATTATTCGAACACATTTCGTTATCTAGTACTATGTCAAACAAAATATATGAAGAGACCATTAATATCATACGGGCTGTAAAATTAGAGGATGTTGATCGTCTAGTTAAGGCACATTATAAAGATGTCACCTATAAAAACATTTTTGGGGAAGAAACGACGATAAAGCTCGTAATGATTCTCGACGTCTTTGAACTTGTAGACAATATTGAGGAAACCTTGGAATTTGTAGAGGTATACAGCCAGCATATTATTGTGGATGAAGAAGTGACGGTTGAATAA
- a CDS encoding helix-turn-helix transcriptional regulator — protein sequence MNLGQLIKLERQRQNIKQEALATGICVPSYLSRIENGLVIPSEDIKNHILMRLNISLDSSNGDQNEKKIVQFKLKFKQVLNSRDKKLAKTLLSEIHLYIVEHPLEEERLTLLLLEARLMLMLPEAVDMKSNVYILEEFKKEMTIEQLFYLYTIQGITAYQDNQFSHASQIFKEVFQLIKGFRMEDWEMAELYYISGLSLLSESRYILAIDYVKEAISYFNQEILIERSMECLIILGIAQKHTGLLKEALTTFEKARDINSKIESSEFNGMIEHNLGSCYSLQKESEQALLHFFYSLDAKHSPDDKIVTILSILKEYHKIDDLQNALVWLQKGIETIEHLSNSKKDLYSNHFSVYGAILLEKQELIPIFKKALDYFGGKQDYKNCMIYCYVLAKRLAETKQYKQASIYYELGFHFHLKQSKVTSWEELS from the coding sequence ATGAACCTAGGACAATTGATCAAGTTAGAGCGGCAGAGACAGAATATAAAGCAAGAAGCATTAGCTACCGGTATTTGTGTCCCCTCTTACTTGAGCAGAATTGAAAACGGATTAGTCATTCCAAGTGAAGACATAAAAAATCATATTCTGATGAGATTGAATATTTCTTTAGACTCATCGAATGGCGATCAAAATGAAAAAAAGATTGTTCAGTTTAAACTAAAGTTCAAGCAAGTACTAAACTCTCGAGATAAAAAGTTGGCTAAAACGCTTCTTTCCGAAATTCATCTTTATATTGTAGAACATCCGCTAGAAGAAGAACGACTAACCCTCCTTTTGTTAGAAGCTCGCTTGATGCTCATGTTACCTGAAGCAGTGGATATGAAAAGTAATGTCTACATTTTAGAAGAATTCAAAAAAGAAATGACTATTGAACAGTTATTTTATCTCTACACGATTCAAGGTATTACCGCCTATCAAGATAATCAGTTTAGCCATGCCTCTCAGATTTTTAAAGAAGTTTTTCAATTGATAAAAGGCTTTCGAATGGAAGACTGGGAGATGGCAGAATTATATTACATATCTGGGTTATCACTTTTATCCGAATCTCGCTACATTCTAGCAATCGATTATGTAAAGGAAGCCATTTCCTATTTCAATCAAGAAATTTTAATCGAACGATCGATGGAGTGTTTAATAATCCTTGGTATTGCACAAAAACATACTGGCCTCTTAAAGGAAGCACTCACTACTTTTGAAAAGGCTAGAGATATCAATTCAAAAATAGAATCCTCTGAGTTCAATGGAATGATTGAGCATAATTTAGGCTCTTGCTACTCGCTGCAAAAAGAGTCTGAACAAGCATTGCTGCACTTTTTTTATAGTTTGGATGCGAAGCATAGTCCTGATGATAAAATTGTGACTATTCTATCTATTTTGAAAGAATATCATAAAATTGATGATTTGCAGAATGCATTAGTATGGCTGCAAAAAGGGATAGAGACTATCGAGCATTTGTCCAATAGCAAAAAGGATCTCTATTCAAACCACTTCTCCGTATATGGAGCGATATTACTGGAGAAACAAGAACTTATCCCCATTTTCAAGAAAGCTTTGGACTATTTCGGAGGTAAGCAGGATTATAAAAACTGTATGATTTATTGCTACGTATTAGCTAAGCGATTAGCTGAAACTAAACAATATAAGCAAGCATCAATTTACTACGAATTAGGGTTTCATTTTCATTTGAAGCAATCAAAAGTAACTAGTTGGGAGGAATTGTCATGA